The Saccharopolyspora gloriosae genome has a segment encoding these proteins:
- a CDS encoding M50 family metallopeptidase has protein sequence MDEPETPGVSTVDELVRSWSAELLDSGSALTLLLGLVALGLVVNRGSWRLLRNVVTIAHEGGHAVVALLSGRKLNGIRLHSDTSGLTLSTGRPTGPGMVFTLFAGYPAVSLLGLGGAALVSFDQARPALWAAIALLALMLLAIRNAYGVLSIVVTGGLLFAVSWFASPQWQAACCVLFSWFLLFGGLRPIAELRGKRTRGRAPSSDADQLARLVRVPAAAWLGIWFLIGGAALLIGGRWLLLIPQL, from the coding sequence ATGGATGAACCCGAAACCCCTGGTGTGTCTACTGTGGACGAATTAGTCAGGTCCTGGAGTGCGGAGCTGCTCGACTCCGGTTCCGCGCTCACGTTGCTGCTCGGTCTCGTCGCGCTCGGCCTGGTGGTCAACCGCGGATCGTGGCGGCTGCTGCGCAACGTGGTGACCATCGCGCACGAAGGCGGCCACGCCGTGGTGGCACTGCTCAGCGGCCGCAAGCTCAACGGCATCCGGCTGCACTCGGACACTTCCGGGCTCACCCTGTCCACCGGCCGCCCGACCGGGCCGGGGATGGTGTTCACCCTGTTCGCCGGGTATCCGGCGGTGTCGCTGCTCGGGCTGGGCGGCGCGGCGCTGGTCTCGTTCGACCAGGCGCGGCCCGCGTTGTGGGCGGCGATCGCGTTGCTGGCGCTGATGCTGCTGGCCATCCGCAACGCCTACGGCGTGCTCTCCATCGTGGTCACCGGCGGGCTGCTGTTCGCCGTGTCCTGGTTCGCCAGTCCGCAGTGGCAGGCCGCGTGCTGCGTGCTGTTCAGCTGGTTCCTGCTGTTCGGCGGCCTGCGCCCGATCGCGGAGCTGCGCGGCAAGCGCACCAGGGGCCGGGCGCCGAGCTCGGACGCCGACCAGCTCGCCCGGCTCGTCCGCGTCCCGGCGGCGGCCTGGCTCGGCATCTGGTTCCTGATCGGCGGTGCCGCGCTGCTCATCGGAGGGCGCTGGCTGCTGCTCATCCCGCAGCTCTGA
- a CDS encoding DUF5996 family protein, whose product MTGRVQEAVGWPRLRVDEWADTRDTLQLWTQIVGKVRLALAPMMNHWWQTALYVSPRGLTTSAVPYGQRSFDAEFDFCDYVLRIRSADGEQREVVLEPKPVALFYRETMAALDELDLTTAIHGAPNEVERAIPFDEDTVHASYDAASAHLWWRQLVAANRVFGEFRAEFLGKASPVHYFWGAMDLAVTRFSGRPAPPHPGGAPNCPDEVMVEGYSHELSSCGFWPGGDGEGLFYSYAYPEPAGFADHPVSPADAEYLPDLGEFVLPYEAVRTAEDPDATLLEFLRSSYAAAAQHGDWDRSLLEVDPARLPSPR is encoded by the coding sequence ATGACAGGACGGGTTCAGGAGGCCGTGGGCTGGCCGCGGCTGCGGGTCGACGAGTGGGCCGACACGCGCGACACCTTGCAGCTGTGGACGCAGATCGTCGGCAAGGTGCGGCTGGCGCTGGCGCCGATGATGAACCACTGGTGGCAGACGGCGCTGTACGTGTCTCCGCGTGGCCTGACGACCTCGGCGGTGCCGTACGGGCAGCGGAGCTTCGACGCCGAATTCGACTTCTGCGACTACGTGCTGCGCATCCGCTCCGCTGACGGCGAGCAGCGCGAAGTGGTGCTGGAGCCGAAACCGGTGGCGCTGTTCTACCGCGAGACGATGGCCGCGCTCGACGAGCTCGACCTCACCACCGCGATCCACGGCGCACCCAACGAAGTCGAGCGGGCGATCCCGTTCGACGAGGACACCGTGCACGCCTCCTACGACGCGGCGAGCGCGCACCTGTGGTGGCGGCAACTGGTGGCAGCGAACCGCGTTTTCGGGGAGTTCCGCGCCGAATTCCTCGGCAAGGCCAGTCCCGTGCACTACTTCTGGGGCGCGATGGACCTGGCGGTGACCCGGTTCTCCGGCAGGCCCGCACCGCCGCACCCCGGCGGTGCGCCGAACTGCCCGGACGAAGTGATGGTGGAGGGCTACTCGCACGAGCTCAGCAGCTGCGGGTTCTGGCCCGGAGGCGACGGCGAAGGGCTGTTCTACTCCTACGCCTACCCGGAACCCGCCGGTTTCGCCGACCACCCGGTTAGCCCGGCCGACGCGGAATACCTGCCGGACCTCGGGGAGTTTGTGCTGCCCTACGAAGCGGTGCGCACGGCCGAAGATCCGGACGCGACGTTGCTGGAGTTCCTGCGCTCCAGCTACGCGGCGGCGGCCCAGCACGGTGATTGGGACCGCTCGCTGCTCGAAGTGGACCCGGCCCGGCTCCCGTCACCGCGGTGA
- a CDS encoding M20 family metallopeptidase has protein sequence MTVPTSPDDSYLKSVAAATERAVATAEPIRSEFGGASEAVRARVESRLDEQAAALLGLSHDLHAHPEEGFAEHHAVSAVADLLRGNGFEAQVGVGELPTALLATAGSGGPHVAVLAEYDALPGVGHACGHNIICSAGTGGFLGAASALDEVGGRLSLIGTPAEEGGGGKEILARAGLFDDVDAVVMLHPFSHDVATHPFLGRRQVDVIFHGIAAHASAQPFMGRNALDAVVATYQGVSALRQHMPSGDRVHGIITDGGQRPNVVPERAAAQFYVRSADPDTLRDLADRIDRIAHGAAEMTGCGVELVWDRQYPYLPIRHNDALAARWAEHQSRRGRTSLPRGVVPEYLTGSTDLGNLSFRMPAMHPMIGLGDSGLSLHTAGFATAAGSEAGDRAVLDGAAGLALTAIDYLADDGLRTAVHAEFESAGGPLDVPAFFD, from the coding sequence ATGACTGTTCCCACCTCGCCTGACGACTCGTACTTGAAGTCGGTCGCGGCCGCGACCGAACGCGCCGTGGCCACCGCCGAGCCGATCCGCTCCGAGTTCGGCGGAGCGTCCGAAGCGGTGCGCGCCCGCGTGGAGTCCCGGCTCGACGAGCAGGCGGCGGCGCTGCTCGGGCTCAGCCACGACCTGCACGCGCATCCGGAGGAGGGGTTCGCCGAGCACCACGCGGTGTCGGCCGTCGCCGATCTGCTGCGCGGCAACGGGTTCGAGGCGCAGGTCGGGGTCGGTGAGCTGCCCACCGCGCTGCTGGCGACCGCGGGCTCCGGCGGCCCGCACGTGGCGGTGCTCGCCGAGTACGACGCGTTGCCCGGGGTGGGGCACGCGTGCGGGCACAACATCATCTGCTCGGCCGGTACCGGAGGCTTCCTCGGCGCCGCTTCCGCCCTGGACGAGGTCGGCGGCAGGCTGAGCCTCATCGGCACACCGGCCGAGGAAGGCGGTGGCGGCAAGGAGATCCTGGCGCGCGCGGGCCTGTTCGACGACGTGGACGCCGTGGTGATGCTGCACCCGTTCTCCCACGACGTGGCCACCCACCCGTTCCTCGGGCGCCGCCAGGTAGACGTGATCTTCCACGGCATCGCGGCGCACGCCTCCGCGCAGCCGTTCATGGGCCGCAACGCGCTGGACGCGGTGGTGGCGACGTACCAAGGCGTGTCCGCGCTGCGCCAGCACATGCCCTCCGGTGATCGGGTGCACGGGATCATCACCGACGGCGGCCAGCGCCCGAACGTGGTGCCGGAGCGTGCCGCCGCCCAGTTCTACGTGCGTTCCGCCGACCCGGACACGTTGCGGGACCTGGCGGATCGCATCGATCGCATCGCCCACGGCGCCGCTGAGATGACCGGTTGCGGAGTGGAACTGGTCTGGGACCGGCAGTACCCGTACCTGCCGATCCGGCACAACGACGCGCTCGCCGCGCGCTGGGCCGAGCACCAGTCCCGCCGAGGCCGCACCTCCCTGCCGCGCGGGGTGGTTCCCGAGTACCTCACCGGCTCCACCGACCTCGGCAACCTCAGCTTCCGGATGCCCGCGATGCACCCGATGATCGGCTTGGGGGATTCCGGGTTGTCCTTGCACACGGCGGGATTCGCCACCGCGGCCGGGTCCGAGGCGGGCGACCGGGCGGTGCTCGACGGCGCGGCGGGGCTCGCCCTCACGGCGATCGACTACCTCGCCGACGACGGTCTGCGCACCGCCGTGCACGCCGAGTTCGAGTCGGCGGGCGGCCCCCTCGATGTCCCCGCCTTCTTCGACTGA
- a CDS encoding YihY/virulence factor BrkB family protein: MLTPQRTFAGRLWHAQPQNRQLRGLWRLTKKTIVASARYRLTGLAGEAAFFTLISMPPVLLGLVGTLGYLADVLGGGTIAAVREALVTGASTVLSQQAIDGLLQPVLDEVLSSGRAGVISIGFVLALWSGSAALNVFIDTISVVYGMGGQRNMVRQRLMSVGLYTAALFGGIVLLPMLAIGPSVIAHWFPQAAVIVYSLYWPVIVIGSIASLCTLYSLALPLRAPWLEHLPGAALALLVWVGGSLALRVYLDVTIEHSPVYGALAAPMGVLLWLYVTAFAVLLGATVNAELDSVQPSRRTALARRELAEE; encoded by the coding sequence GTGTTGACACCGCAGAGGACGTTCGCCGGTCGGCTGTGGCACGCGCAGCCGCAGAATCGGCAGCTGCGCGGCCTGTGGCGGCTCACGAAGAAAACGATCGTCGCCAGCGCCCGGTACCGCCTGACCGGACTGGCCGGTGAGGCGGCGTTCTTCACCCTCATCTCGATGCCACCGGTGCTACTGGGCCTGGTCGGCACCCTCGGCTACCTGGCCGACGTGCTCGGCGGCGGCACCATCGCGGCCGTCCGCGAAGCACTGGTGACCGGAGCCTCCACGGTGCTGTCCCAGCAGGCGATCGACGGGCTGCTGCAACCGGTGCTGGACGAGGTGCTGAGCTCCGGGCGGGCCGGAGTGATCTCCATCGGTTTTGTGCTGGCGCTGTGGTCCGGTTCGGCGGCGCTGAACGTCTTCATCGACACGATCTCCGTCGTGTACGGCATGGGCGGGCAGCGCAACATGGTGCGGCAGCGGCTGATGTCGGTCGGCCTCTACACCGCGGCCCTGTTCGGCGGCATCGTGCTGTTGCCGATGCTGGCGATCGGTCCCTCGGTGATCGCCCACTGGTTCCCGCAGGCCGCGGTGATCGTGTACTCGCTGTACTGGCCGGTGATCGTGATCGGTTCGATCGCGTCGCTGTGCACGCTGTACTCGCTGGCACTGCCGCTGCGCGCGCCGTGGCTGGAGCACCTGCCCGGTGCGGCGCTGGCGCTGCTGGTGTGGGTGGGCGGCAGCCTGGCGCTGCGCGTCTACCTGGACGTGACGATCGAGCACTCCCCCGTTTACGGTGCGCTGGCGGCGCCGATGGGCGTGCTGCTGTGGCTCTACGTCACGGCGTTCGCGGTGCTGCTCGGCGCGACGGTCAACGCGGAGCTCGACAGCGTGCAGCCGTCGCGGCGCACCGCGCTCGCCCGCCGGGAGCTCGCCGAGGAGTGA
- a CDS encoding EI24 domain-containing protein, with translation MKNFLAGARTLGTGLGLILRSPRLLLIGAIPALISMFLLLGALGTLLYFSGDLVSWLTPFADGWAEWLRQALRVVLGVALVGAAALLSSVSFIAVTLLIGGPFYEHIAEQAEQRLGLDTRDDGAGPAKQFGRGLRDTIKLVLVALVGAVLLFFLGFIPAIGQTVVPVLAAVFGAWVVALEMVGLVFQRRGLTVRDRQRSLSANKARTLGFSLPTYLLCLIPVAQLVVIPAAVVGGTLLAHRYLDAEVAA, from the coding sequence ATGAAGAACTTCCTCGCCGGAGCCCGCACGCTCGGAACGGGACTCGGCCTGATCCTGCGGTCCCCTCGGCTGCTGCTCATCGGTGCGATTCCCGCGCTGATCAGCATGTTCCTGCTGCTGGGCGCGCTGGGAACCTTGCTGTACTTCAGCGGCGACCTGGTGTCGTGGCTGACGCCGTTCGCCGACGGGTGGGCCGAGTGGCTGCGTCAGGCGTTGCGCGTGGTGCTCGGCGTGGCGTTGGTGGGGGCGGCGGCGCTGCTGTCCTCGGTGTCGTTCATCGCGGTGACGCTGCTGATCGGCGGGCCGTTCTACGAGCACATCGCCGAACAGGCCGAGCAGCGCCTCGGGCTCGACACCCGCGACGACGGCGCCGGGCCGGCCAAGCAGTTCGGCCGGGGCCTGCGGGACACGATCAAGCTGGTGCTGGTGGCGCTGGTCGGGGCCGTGCTGCTGTTCTTCCTCGGCTTCATCCCGGCCATCGGGCAGACCGTGGTGCCGGTGCTGGCGGCCGTGTTCGGCGCCTGGGTGGTGGCGCTGGAGATGGTGGGGCTCGTGTTCCAGCGGCGCGGCCTGACCGTGCGCGACCGGCAGCGTTCGTTGTCGGCCAACAAGGCCCGCACCCTCGGCTTCAGCCTGCCCACCTACCTGCTGTGCCTGATCCCGGTGGCGCAACTCGTTGTGATCCCGGCGGCGGTGGTCGGCGGGACCCTGCTCGCGCACCGGTACCTCGACGCCGAGGTAGCCGCCTGA
- a CDS encoding iron-siderophore ABC transporter substrate-binding protein yields MTTADRTHPQDESLRGGTRLGRRGFLAGATGLLAAGLVGCAGGSPTSSGQAAGPGFPVRIPNKFGTSEIPAAPGKIVSLGITDHDVTLPLGIVPAGLTPWGPWESGVGPWVEPMLGQQKPKQLGTDVDVEAVIALMPDVILGVQSALTQDQYNRLNAFKPVVAQPPNAIDYGVNWRVQAETIGQALGKKAEVDKLIADTQARIDQTRQANPLFEGRTHVTVRTDSAGTYAAYTKQDARTALLEQLGLKLAPSIDGMDSGGKFNVKVSKEQVSLLDADVVIVTTAKPTDVAAVKADSLLNNLPAAKRGSLLVLDDYDLTMALGSATVSSIPFALDKLTPLLTEALQKL; encoded by the coding sequence ATGACCACTGCTGACCGAACGCACCCGCAGGACGAGTCCCTTCGAGGCGGAACGCGCCTGGGCAGGCGCGGTTTCCTCGCCGGCGCGACCGGTCTGCTCGCCGCCGGGCTGGTGGGTTGCGCGGGAGGTTCGCCCACTTCCTCCGGGCAGGCCGCAGGCCCCGGATTCCCGGTGCGGATCCCGAACAAGTTCGGCACCTCCGAGATTCCCGCCGCCCCCGGCAAGATCGTGTCGCTGGGCATCACCGACCACGACGTGACGCTGCCGCTGGGCATCGTGCCCGCAGGACTCACCCCGTGGGGGCCGTGGGAGTCCGGAGTCGGCCCGTGGGTCGAGCCGATGCTGGGCCAGCAGAAGCCGAAGCAGCTCGGCACCGACGTCGACGTCGAAGCCGTGATCGCACTGATGCCGGACGTGATCCTCGGCGTGCAGAGCGCGTTGACGCAGGACCAGTACAACCGGCTCAACGCGTTCAAACCGGTCGTGGCGCAGCCGCCGAACGCCATCGACTACGGCGTGAACTGGCGGGTGCAAGCCGAAACCATCGGTCAGGCGCTGGGAAAGAAGGCCGAGGTGGACAAGCTCATCGCCGACACCCAGGCCCGCATCGACCAGACCCGGCAGGCCAACCCGCTGTTCGAGGGGCGCACGCACGTCACGGTGCGCACCGACTCCGCGGGCACCTACGCCGCGTACACCAAGCAGGACGCCCGCACGGCGCTGCTGGAACAGCTCGGCCTGAAGCTGGCGCCGTCGATCGACGGGATGGACAGCGGCGGCAAGTTCAACGTGAAGGTCAGCAAGGAACAGGTGTCGCTGCTCGACGCCGACGTCGTCATCGTCACCACCGCGAAACCCACGGATGTGGCGGCGGTGAAGGCGGATTCGCTGCTGAACAACCTGCCCGCGGCCAAGCGCGGATCGCTGCTGGTGCTCGACGACTACGACCTGACGATGGCGCTGGGTTCGGCGACGGTCTCCAGCATTCCGTTCGCACTGGACAAGCTCACGCCGCTGCTCACCGAAGCGCTGCAGAAGCTGTGA